A section of the Streptomyces sp. SLBN-118 genome encodes:
- the aroQ gene encoding type II 3-dehydroquinate dehydratase: MTRQVLVLNGPNLGRLGSREPDVYGATSYAGLVETCQELGKEFGFDVDVRETNDEGEMIRWLHEAADGSIPVVLNPGAFTHYSYGMRDAAAQRTAPLIEVHISNPYTREAFRHTSVVAAVASGTIAGFGIGSYRLALRALAEELTG; this comes from the coding sequence ATGACGCGTCAGGTGCTGGTACTCAACGGCCCCAATCTGGGACGACTGGGCTCGCGCGAGCCCGACGTCTATGGCGCGACCTCCTACGCGGGTCTGGTGGAGACCTGTCAGGAGCTCGGCAAGGAGTTCGGCTTCGACGTCGACGTGCGGGAGACGAACGACGAGGGCGAGATGATCCGCTGGCTGCACGAGGCCGCGGACGGCTCGATTCCGGTCGTTCTCAACCCCGGTGCCTTCACGCACTATTCGTATGGGATGCGCGACGCGGCCGCCCAGCGGACCGCCCCGCTGATCGAGGTGCACATCTCGAATCCGTACACGCGTGAGGCATTTCGGCACACTTCGGTGGTCGCGGCGGTCGCCAGCGGCACGATCGCGGGCTTCGGCATCGGCTCCTACCGGCTCGCTCTGCGGGCGCTGGCCGAGGAATTGACTGGCTGA
- the aroB gene encoding 3-dehydroquinate synthase, whose amino-acid sequence MTDQAVTRIQVGGTEGSDPYEVLVGRQLLAELPGLIGRAGGPPAGGRGRVAVLHPEALAETGEAIREDLASQGFEAIAIQLPNAEEAKTVEVAAYCWKALGQTGFTRSDVIVGVGGGATTDVAGFVAATWLRGVRWIAVPTTVLAMVDAAVGGKTGINTAEGKNLVGAFHPPAGVLCDLAALDSLPVNDYVSGMAEIIKAGFIADPVILDLVESDPQGARTPAGPHTAELIERSIRVKAEVVSNDLKESGLREILNYGHTLAHAIEKNERYMWRHGAAVSVGMVFAAELGRLAGRLDDATADRHRSILQSVGLPLTYRGDQWPKLLQTMKVDKKSRGNLLRFIVLDGLAKPTVLEGPDPAVLLAAYGEVSA is encoded by the coding sequence ATGACGGACCAGGCAGTGACCCGTATCCAGGTCGGCGGCACCGAAGGCTCCGATCCGTACGAGGTACTGGTCGGCCGGCAGTTGCTCGCCGAGCTTCCCGGGCTCATCGGCCGGGCTGGGGGTCCCCCAGCCGGAGGTAGGGGGCGCGTTGCCGTGCTGCACCCCGAGGCGCTCGCGGAGACGGGCGAGGCCATCCGGGAGGACCTCGCGTCGCAGGGCTTCGAGGCCATCGCGATCCAGCTGCCGAACGCCGAAGAGGCCAAGACGGTCGAGGTCGCGGCGTACTGCTGGAAGGCGCTCGGGCAGACCGGATTCACCCGCTCCGACGTCATCGTCGGCGTCGGCGGCGGTGCCACCACCGATGTCGCCGGGTTCGTCGCGGCGACCTGGCTGCGCGGGGTGCGCTGGATCGCCGTACCCACCACCGTGCTCGCGATGGTCGACGCGGCGGTGGGCGGCAAGACCGGCATCAACACCGCCGAGGGCAAGAACCTCGTCGGGGCCTTCCACCCGCCCGCCGGTGTGCTCTGCGACCTCGCCGCGCTCGACTCGCTGCCCGTCAACGACTACGTCAGCGGCATGGCCGAGATCATCAAGGCCGGTTTCATCGCCGACCCCGTGATCCTCGACCTCGTCGAGTCCGATCCGCAGGGCGCGCGTACCCCCGCGGGACCGCACACCGCTGAGCTGATCGAGCGCTCCATCCGGGTCAAGGCGGAGGTCGTCTCCAACGACCTCAAGGAGTCGGGCCTGCGGGAGATCCTCAACTACGGCCACACGCTCGCGCACGCCATCGAGAAGAACGAACGCTACATGTGGCGGCACGGCGCGGCCGTTTCGGTCGGTATGGTCTTCGCCGCCGAACTGGGCCGTCTGGCAGGCCGGTTGGACGACGCGACCGCCGACCGGCATCGCTCGATCCTTCAGTCCGTCGGCCTGCCGCTGACCTACCGCGGCGACCAGTGGCCGAAGCTCCTTCAGACCATGAAGGTCGACAAGAAGTCCCGGGGCAATCTGCTGCGGTTCATCGTTCTCGACGGCCTTGCCAAGCCGACCGTGCTGGAGGGCCCGGACCCGGCGGTGCTGCTGGCCGCGTACGGAGAGGTGTCCGCATGA
- a CDS encoding shikimate kinase: MGSGKSTVGGLLAERLGVPYRDTDADIVAAQGREISDIFVDEGEPYFRELERQAVRAAVGEHPGVLALGGGAILDDSTRELLAGLPVVYLSLDVEEAVRRIGLNQARPLLAVNPRRQWRELMDARRHLYTEVARVVVATDDRTPEEVAQAVLDALELKDV, from the coding sequence ATGGGCTCGGGCAAGTCCACGGTCGGCGGGCTGCTCGCCGAGCGTCTTGGCGTGCCCTACCGGGACACCGACGCCGATATCGTCGCGGCGCAGGGCCGGGAGATCTCGGACATCTTCGTCGACGAGGGCGAGCCGTACTTCCGTGAGCTCGAACGGCAGGCCGTACGCGCGGCGGTCGGGGAGCACCCGGGTGTACTCGCGCTCGGCGGCGGCGCGATCCTCGACGACTCGACCCGCGAACTGCTCGCCGGGCTGCCCGTCGTCTATCTGTCGCTGGACGTCGAGGAAGCGGTCCGGCGGATCGGCCTCAACCAGGCGCGCCCCCTGCTCGCCGTCAACCCGCGCCGCCAGTGGCGCGAGCTGATGGACGCGCGCCGCCATCTGTACACGGAAGTCGCTCGCGTCGTCGTCGCCACCGACGACCGCACCCCCGAAGAGGTCGCCCAGGCGGTCCTCGACGCTTTGGAGCTGAAGGACGTATGA
- the aroC gene encoding chorismate synthase, translating to MSRLRWLTAGESHGPALVATLEGLPAGVPITTEMVADHLARRRLGYGRGARMKFERDEVTFLGGVRHGLTMGSPVAVMVGNTEWPKWEQVMAADPVDPDELAQLARNAPLTRPRPGHADLAGMQKYALDEARPILERASARETAARVALGAVARSYLKETAGIEIVSHVTELASAKAPYGVYPTPADVDRLDADPVRCLDADASKAMVAEIDQAHKDGDTLGGVVEVLAYGVPVGLGSHVHWDRRLDARLAAALMGIQAIKGVEVGDGFELARVPGSKAHDEIVPGPDGIRRSTGRSGGTEGGMSTGELLRVRAAMKPIATVPRALATVDVATGEVAAAHHQRSDVCAVPAAGIVAEAMVALVLADAVAEKFGGDSVGETRRNVRSYLDNLHIR from the coding sequence TTGAGCAGGTTGCGTTGGCTGACGGCGGGGGAGTCGCACGGACCCGCACTGGTGGCGACGCTGGAGGGTCTTCCCGCCGGTGTGCCGATCACGACGGAGATGGTGGCCGACCATCTCGCGCGCCGGCGCCTCGGTTACGGCCGCGGTGCCCGGATGAAGTTCGAACGCGACGAGGTCACCTTCCTCGGCGGCGTACGGCACGGCCTGACGATGGGCTCGCCCGTCGCGGTCATGGTGGGCAACACCGAGTGGCCGAAGTGGGAACAGGTCATGGCCGCGGACCCGGTCGACCCCGACGAGCTCGCCCAGCTGGCCCGTAACGCCCCTCTGACCCGCCCGCGTCCCGGTCATGCCGACCTGGCCGGCATGCAGAAGTACGCACTCGACGAGGCCCGGCCGATCCTGGAGCGCGCCAGTGCCCGGGAGACGGCGGCCCGGGTCGCGCTGGGCGCGGTCGCCCGCTCGTACCTCAAGGAGACGGCGGGGATCGAGATCGTCTCCCACGTCACCGAACTCGCTTCGGCCAAGGCCCCGTACGGCGTGTACCCGACCCCTGCCGATGTCGACAGGCTCGACGCCGATCCCGTGCGCTGCCTGGACGCCGACGCGTCGAAGGCGATGGTCGCTGAGATCGACCAGGCCCACAAGGACGGCGACACCCTCGGTGGCGTCGTCGAGGTGCTGGCCTACGGGGTGCCGGTGGGCCTCGGCTCGCACGTGCACTGGGACCGGCGGCTCGACGCCCGGCTCGCGGCCGCGCTGATGGGAATCCAGGCCATCAAGGGAGTCGAGGTCGGCGACGGCTTCGAGCTCGCCCGGGTGCCCGGTTCGAAGGCGCACGACGAGATTGTGCCGGGACCGGACGGGATCCGGCGCTCGACCGGCCGCTCCGGCGGTACCGAGGGCGGCATGTCGACGGGTGAGCTGCTGCGCGTACGGGCCGCGATGAAGCCGATCGCGACCGTTCCGCGGGCGCTGGCCACGGTCGATGTCGCGACCGGCGAGGTTGCGGCCGCTCACCACCAGCGTTCCGACGTCTGCGCGGTACCGGCGGCCGGGATCGTCGCGGAGGCGATGGTCGCGCTCGTCCTGGCCGACGCGGTCGCGGAGAAGTTCGGCGGCGACAGCGTCGGCGAGACCCGTCGCAACGTCCGGTCGTACCTCGACAACCTCCACATCCGGTGA
- a CDS encoding shikimate dehydrogenase: MSTTKRRAAVLGSPIAHSLSPVLHRAAYAELGLDGWSYDRFEVDEAGLPGFVEGLDDSWAGLSLTMPLKRAILPLLDGISDTAASVEAVNTVVFTEDGRRLGDNTDIPGMIAALRERGVDKVASAAVLGAGATASSALAALSRICTGPVVACVRSEARAAEMRGWGERLGVDLVIADWSEAAMVLEAPLVIATTPAGATDALAADVPERPGTLFDVLYEPWPTALAAAWSGQGGDVVGGLDLLVHQAVLQVEQMTGRAPAPLAAMRAAGEQALSGGTAA; the protein is encoded by the coding sequence GTGAGCACGACGAAGCGGCGCGCGGCGGTCCTCGGATCGCCGATCGCCCACTCGCTCTCCCCGGTGCTGCACCGCGCTGCCTACGCCGAACTCGGCCTCGACGGCTGGTCGTACGACCGATTCGAGGTCGACGAGGCCGGGCTGCCGGGCTTTGTGGAAGGACTCGACGACTCCTGGGCCGGTCTTTCGCTGACCATGCCGCTCAAGCGGGCGATCCTGCCGCTGCTCGACGGCATCAGCGACACCGCCGCCTCCGTCGAAGCCGTCAACACGGTGGTCTTCACCGAGGACGGCCGCCGCCTCGGCGACAACACCGATATCCCCGGAATGATCGCCGCACTGCGGGAGCGGGGCGTCGACAAGGTCGCGTCGGCCGCGGTGCTGGGCGCGGGTGCCACGGCGTCGTCCGCGCTTGCCGCGCTCTCCCGGATCTGTACGGGACCCGTCGTCGCCTGCGTACGCAGTGAGGCCCGGGCCGCCGAGATGCGCGGCTGGGGCGAGCGGCTCGGCGTCGATCTCGTCATCGCGGACTGGTCCGAGGCCGCGATGGTGCTGGAGGCACCGCTGGTGATCGCCACCACCCCGGCGGGTGCGACCGACGCCCTCGCGGCCGACGTGCCCGAGCGGCCGGGGACGCTCTTCGACGTGCTGTACGAGCCGTGGCCCACGGCCCTGGCAGCGGCGTGGTCGGGGCAGGGCGGGGATGTGGTCGGCGGCCTCGACCTCCTGGTCCACCAGGCGGTTCTCCAGGTCGAACAGATGACGGGCCGGGCCCCCGCGCCGCTTGCCGCCATGCGGGCCGCCGGCGAGCAGGCTCTGAGCGGCGGCACAGCCGCGTGA
- the mltG gene encoding endolytic transglycosylase MltG, which yields MTEYGRGSGSEPWHPEDPLYGDQGWRGEQAAAGRTPYGGQPQQQYPQQPQQYGNQQQDPYQQQDPYQQQDPYQQQYNQQQQQYNQQQQQYNGGWDTGQQPAMPYGAGPADTYGGQHPGYGNPQQADYYASPDAYPPPQPPGRRRAEPQPTDWDAEAQQEETHPFFTGDDDRDDDGEYDNDPGESRRDGGRERRGKTKKKSRSGCACLVVALVLAGGLGGVGYFGYQFWQQQFGADEDYTGAGSGQTQVEIPKGAGLLEIGNILKTAGVVKSAGAFVSAADGKSIQAGVYLLPKGMSGKNAVTRMLDPNSRNNLIVTPGKRNSWVYEQIDARLGIKAGTTKAVAKAKAKTLGLPEWANDDKDIKDPLEGFLYPATYPVAKGMKPEAVLQKMVSQATQAFGKKDLKAEAARLGLKSPLQVITVASLVQAEGKYKHDFDKVSRVVYNRLKPNNAETVGRLEFDSTINYIKSESKLDTGAVDDLRKINDPYNTYDIKGLPPGPIGNPGLDAFNSALSPTPGPWYYFVSITEDKTLFAVTNAEHERNRKKYEEQQEKNGQ from the coding sequence ATGACTGAGTATGGCCGGGGCTCAGGCTCCGAACCGTGGCATCCCGAGGACCCCTTGTACGGGGACCAGGGGTGGCGAGGAGAGCAGGCCGCAGCCGGCCGGACTCCGTACGGCGGCCAGCCGCAGCAGCAGTACCCGCAGCAGCCGCAGCAGTACGGCAACCAGCAGCAGGACCCGTACCAGCAGCAGGACCCGTACCAGCAGCAGGACCCGTACCAGCAGCAGTACAACCAGCAGCAACAGCAGTACAACCAGCAACAGCAGCAGTACAACGGCGGCTGGGACACCGGCCAGCAGCCCGCCATGCCCTACGGAGCGGGCCCGGCCGACACCTACGGCGGGCAGCACCCCGGCTACGGCAACCCGCAGCAAGCCGACTACTACGCCTCTCCCGATGCCTATCCGCCGCCGCAGCCCCCGGGCCGCCGCCGGGCCGAGCCGCAGCCCACCGACTGGGACGCCGAGGCACAGCAGGAGGAGACCCACCCCTTCTTCACCGGTGACGACGACCGCGACGACGACGGCGAGTACGACAATGACCCGGGCGAGTCACGCCGGGACGGCGGCCGTGAGCGTCGGGGCAAGACCAAGAAGAAGAGCCGCAGTGGCTGCGCGTGCCTGGTCGTCGCGCTGGTGCTCGCGGGCGGCCTCGGCGGTGTCGGCTACTTCGGCTACCAGTTCTGGCAGCAGCAGTTCGGCGCGGACGAGGACTACACGGGTGCCGGAAGCGGGCAGACGCAGGTCGAGATCCCCAAGGGCGCGGGCCTGCTGGAGATCGGCAACATCCTCAAGACGGCCGGTGTCGTCAAGAGTGCCGGTGCCTTCGTCTCCGCCGCCGACGGAAAGAGCATCCAGGCCGGCGTCTATCTGCTCCCCAAGGGCATGTCCGGCAAGAACGCCGTGACCCGCATGCTCGACCCGAACAGCCGCAACAACCTGATCGTCACTCCGGGCAAGCGCAACTCCTGGGTCTACGAGCAGATCGACGCGCGACTGGGCATCAAGGCTGGGACCACCAAGGCCGTCGCGAAGGCGAAGGCGAAGACGCTGGGCCTGCCCGAGTGGGCAAATGACGACAAGGACATCAAGGATCCGCTGGAAGGATTCCTCTACCCCGCGACCTACCCGGTCGCCAAGGGCATGAAGCCGGAGGCCGTCCTGCAGAAGATGGTCTCCCAGGCGACCCAGGCGTTCGGCAAGAAGGACCTCAAGGCCGAGGCGGCCAGGCTGGGCCTGAAGTCGCCGCTCCAGGTGATCACCGTCGCGAGCCTCGTCCAGGCCGAAGGCAAGTACAAGCACGACTTCGACAAGGTCTCGCGAGTCGTCTACAACCGCCTCAAGCCCAACAACGCCGAGACCGTCGGACGCCTCGAGTTCGACTCCACGATCAACTACATCAAGAGCGAGAGCAAACTCGACACCGGCGCCGTCGACGATCTGCGGAAGATAAACGACCCGTACAACACGTACGACATAAAGGGGCTGCCGCCGGGACCGATCGGGAACCCGGGTCTCGACGCCTTCAACTCGGCCCTCAGTCCCACCCCCGGCCCCTGGTACTACTTCGTGTCGATCACCGAGGACAAGACGCTCTTCGCGGTCACCAACGCGGAGCACGAGCGGAACCGCAAGAAGTACGAAGAGCAGCAGGAGAAGAACGGCCAGTGA
- the ruvX gene encoding Holliday junction resolvase RuvX: protein MRRGRRLALDVGDARIGVASCDPDGVLATPVETVPGRDVPAAHRRLRQLVEEYEPIEVIVGLPRSLSGGEGPAAVKIRAFAQEFANGIAPVPVRLVDERMTTVTASQGLRASGVKSKKGRSVIDQAAAVVILQNALESERTSGAAPGEGVEVVV, encoded by the coding sequence ATGCGCAGAGGCCGTCGCCTCGCGCTCGATGTCGGGGACGCCCGCATCGGGGTCGCCTCGTGCGACCCCGACGGGGTCCTCGCCACTCCGGTGGAGACCGTGCCGGGACGCGATGTCCCGGCCGCCCACCGGCGCCTCAGGCAACTCGTCGAGGAGTACGAGCCCATCGAGGTCATCGTCGGCCTGCCCCGCTCGCTCAGCGGCGGGGAGGGCCCGGCCGCCGTCAAGATCCGCGCCTTCGCCCAGGAGTTCGCCAACGGCATCGCGCCCGTTCCGGTCCGACTGGTAGACGAGAGGATGACCACAGTGACGGCCAGTCAGGGACTCCGCGCTTCGGGCGTGAAGTCCAAAAAAGGCCGTTCCGTCATTGATCAGGCTGCCGCTGTGGTGATTCTCCAGAACGCTCTGGAGTCCGAGCGGACGTCCGGGGCTGCGCCGGGCGAGGGCGTCGAAGTGGTTGTCTGA
- the alaS gene encoding alanine--tRNA ligase — MESAEIRRRWLSFFEERGHTVVPSASLIADDPTLLLVNAGMVPFKPYFLGEAKPPAPRATSVQKCVRTPDIEEVGKTTRHGTFFQMCGNFSFGDYFKEGAITYAWELLTSSVADGGFGLEPEKLWITVYLDDDEAEQIWRDKVGVPAERIQRLGKKHNFWSMGVPGPCGPCSEINYDRGPEFGVEGGPAANDERYVEIWNLVFMQYERGAGEGKEDFPILGDLPSKNIDTGLGLERLAMILQGVQNMYETDTLRVVMDKATELTGVRYGDKHDTDVSMRVVADHIRTSVMLIGDGVAPGNEGRGYVLRRIMRRAIRNMRLMGATEPVIQDLVDVVIKTMGQQYPELITDRKRIETVAVAEEAAFLKTLRAGTNILDTAITEAKAGGGTVLAGDKAFLLHDTWGFPIDLTLEMAAEQGLSVDEDGFRRLMKQQRDQAKADARAKKTGHADLSAYRSVADTSGATQFTGYTSTEGESTIVGLLVDGVPSPAATEGDEVEVVLDRTPFYAEGGGQLADQGRIKLDTGAVIEVRDVQQPVPGVSVHKGSVQVGEVTVGASAYAAIDNRRRRAIARAHSATHLTHQALRDALGPTAAQAGSENSPGRFRFDFGSPSAVPGTVLTDVEQKINEVLARELDVQAEIMSIDEAKKQGAIAEFGEKYGERVRVVTIGDFSKELCGGTHVHNTAQLGLVKLLGESSIGSGVRRIEALVGVDAYNFLAREHTVVAQLQELVKGRPEELPEKISGMLAKLKDAEKEIERFRAEKVLQAAAGLASGAKDVHGVAVVTGQVPDGTGADDLRKLVLDVRGRIPGERPAVVALFTVAGGRPLTVIATNEAARERGLKAGDLVRTAAKTLGGGGGGKPDVAQGGGQNPDAVGDAVAAVERLVTETA, encoded by the coding sequence ATGGAGTCGGCTGAAATCCGCCGCCGCTGGCTGAGCTTCTTCGAGGAGCGCGGGCACACCGTCGTTCCTTCGGCGTCGCTCATCGCGGACGACCCGACTCTGCTGCTGGTCAACGCGGGCATGGTTCCCTTCAAGCCGTACTTCCTCGGCGAGGCCAAGCCGCCCGCCCCGCGCGCCACCAGCGTGCAGAAGTGCGTGCGTACGCCGGACATCGAAGAGGTCGGCAAGACCACCCGGCACGGCACCTTCTTCCAGATGTGCGGCAACTTCTCCTTCGGCGACTACTTCAAGGAAGGCGCCATCACCTACGCCTGGGAGCTGCTCACCAGCTCCGTGGCCGACGGCGGCTTCGGCCTGGAGCCCGAGAAGCTCTGGATCACCGTCTACCTCGACGACGACGAGGCCGAGCAGATCTGGCGCGACAAGGTCGGGGTGCCCGCCGAGCGCATCCAGCGTCTGGGCAAGAAGCACAACTTCTGGTCCATGGGCGTCCCCGGCCCCTGCGGACCGTGCTCGGAGATCAACTACGACCGCGGTCCGGAGTTCGGCGTCGAGGGCGGCCCGGCCGCCAACGACGAGCGGTACGTGGAGATCTGGAACCTGGTCTTCATGCAGTACGAGCGCGGTGCCGGTGAGGGCAAGGAGGACTTCCCGATCCTCGGCGACCTGCCGTCGAAGAACATCGACACCGGCCTGGGTCTCGAGCGTCTCGCCATGATCCTCCAGGGCGTACAGAACATGTACGAGACCGACACCCTGCGGGTCGTCATGGACAAGGCCACCGAACTGACCGGCGTGCGCTACGGCGACAAGCACGACACCGATGTCTCGATGCGCGTCGTCGCCGACCACATCCGTACGTCCGTGATGCTCATCGGCGACGGAGTCGCCCCCGGCAACGAGGGCCGCGGCTACGTCCTGCGCCGCATCATGCGCCGCGCCATCCGCAACATGCGGCTGATGGGCGCCACAGAGCCGGTCATCCAGGATCTCGTCGACGTCGTGATCAAGACGATGGGCCAGCAGTACCCGGAGCTCATCACCGACCGCAAGCGCATCGAGACAGTGGCCGTCGCCGAGGAGGCCGCCTTCCTCAAGACGCTCAGGGCCGGCACCAACATCCTCGACACCGCCATCACCGAGGCCAAGGCCGGCGGCGGCACGGTCCTCGCCGGCGACAAGGCCTTCCTGCTCCACGACACCTGGGGCTTCCCGATCGACCTCACCCTGGAGATGGCCGCCGAGCAGGGCCTTTCCGTGGACGAGGACGGTTTCCGCCGCCTGATGAAGCAGCAGCGGGACCAGGCCAAGGCCGATGCCAGGGCCAAGAAGACCGGTCACGCCGACCTCTCCGCCTATCGTTCGGTCGCCGACACGTCAGGCGCCACACAGTTCACCGGCTACACCTCCACCGAGGGCGAGTCGACCATCGTCGGCCTGCTCGTCGACGGTGTTCCCTCGCCCGCCGCCACCGAGGGCGACGAGGTCGAGGTCGTCCTCGACCGCACCCCCTTCTACGCCGAGGGCGGCGGTCAGCTCGCCGACCAGGGCCGCATCAAACTCGACACCGGCGCCGTCATCGAGGTCCGCGACGTCCAGCAGCCGGTCCCCGGCGTCTCCGTGCACAAGGGCTCGGTGCAGGTCGGCGAGGTGACGGTCGGTGCCTCTGCCTACGCCGCCATCGACAACCGGCGCCGCCGCGCCATCGCCCGCGCCCACAGCGCCACGCACCTGACCCACCAGGCGCTGCGCGACGCCCTCGGCCCGACGGCCGCCCAGGCCGGCTCCGAGAACTCACCGGGTCGCTTCCGCTTCGACTTCGGCTCGCCCTCGGCCGTCCCCGGCACGGTTCTCACCGACGTCGAGCAGAAGATCAACGAAGTGCTCGCCCGTGAACTCGACGTCCAGGCCGAGATCATGAGCATCGACGAGGCCAAGAAGCAGGGCGCCATCGCCGAGTTCGGCGAGAAGTACGGCGAGCGGGTCCGTGTCGTGACCATCGGCGACTTCTCCAAGGAGCTGTGCGGCGGCACGCATGTGCACAACACGGCCCAGCTGGGCCTGGTGAAGCTGCTCGGCGAGTCCTCGATCGGCTCCGGTGTGCGCCGTATCGAGGCCCTCGTCGGCGTCGACGCCTACAACTTCCTCGCCCGGGAGCACACGGTCGTCGCCCAGCTCCAGGAGCTGGTCAAGGGCCGTCCCGAGGAACTGCCCGAGAAGATCTCCGGCATGCTCGCCAAGCTCAAGGACGCCGAGAAGGAGATCGAGAGGTTCCGCGCGGAGAAGGTCCTGCAGGCCGCCGCCGGTCTCGCCTCCGGCGCCAAGGACGTACACGGTGTCGCGGTGGTCACCGGCCAGGTGCCGGACGGCACCGGCGCCGACGACCTGCGCAAGCTGGTCCTCGACGTCCGCGGCCGCATCCCTGGCGAGCGCCCGGCGGTCGTCGCTCTGTTCACCGTGGCGGGCGGCCGCCCGCTGACCGTCATCGCCACCAACGAGGCCGCCCGCGAGCGCGGTCTCAAGGCCGGCGACCTGGTGCGTACGGCTGCCAAGACCCTCGGCGGCGGCGGTGGCGGCAAGCCGGACGTCGCCCAGGGCGGCGGACAGAACCCGGACGCCGTCGGCGACGCCGTGGCCGCCGTCGAGCGCCTCGTCACCGAGACCGCCTGA
- a CDS encoding DUF6167 family protein translates to MFRRTFWFTAGAAAGIWATTKVNRKLKQLTPESLAAQAANKAIDAGHKLKDFALDVRAGMVQREAELGEALGIEAPDAPELPAQRRFAAIDRPMPSHDKHSYNSYNRNEDH, encoded by the coding sequence ATGTTCCGCCGCACGTTCTGGTTCACCGCCGGCGCCGCAGCCGGCATCTGGGCCACCACCAAGGTCAATCGCAAGCTGAAGCAGCTGACCCCCGAGAGCCTTGCAGCGCAGGCCGCGAACAAGGCGATCGACGCGGGCCACAAGCTCAAGGACTTCGCACTCGACGTCCGGGCGGGCATGGTCCAGCGCGAGGCCGAACTGGGCGAAGCGCTCGGCATCGAGGCACCGGACGCCCCCGAACTGCCCGCGCAGCGCCGCTTCGCCGCGATCGACCGGCCCATGCCTTCCCACGACAAGCACTCCTACAACTCGTACAACCGGAATGAGGACCACTGA
- a CDS encoding DUF948 domain-containing protein — protein MTGGEVAGILVAVFWAILVSFLAVVLVRLAQTLRATTKLVVDVTEQAVPLLADASATVRSAQTQLDRVDAIATDVQEVTSNASALSTTVASTFGGPLVKVAAFGYGVRRAMSRKNDDAPAAPSRRTVIVGRTVPSARRKRKG, from the coding sequence GTGACCGGTGGAGAGGTTGCCGGGATCCTCGTGGCCGTCTTCTGGGCGATCTTGGTCTCCTTCCTCGCCGTGGTGCTGGTGAGGCTGGCCCAGACGCTCAGGGCGACCACAAAGCTGGTGGTGGACGTGACCGAGCAGGCGGTGCCCCTGCTGGCCGACGCCTCCGCCACGGTGCGCTCCGCTCAGACCCAGCTCGACCGGGTCGACGCCATCGCGACGGACGTCCAGGAAGTCACATCGAACGCATCGGCGCTCTCCACGACGGTCGCCTCGACCTTCGGCGGGCCGCTGGTCAAGGTAGCCGCGTTCGGCTACGGAGTCCGCCGGGCCATGAGCCGCAAGAACGACGACGCCCCGGCCGCGCCGTCCCGTCGAACGGTGATCGTCGGCCGTACCGTGCCGTCGGCCCGGCGTAAGCGGAAAGGCTGA
- the rpsD gene encoding 30S ribosomal protein S4 has translation MPNQSRPKVKKSRALGIALTPKAVKYFEARPYPPGEHGRGRKQNSDYKVRLLEKQRLRAQYDISERQMARAYDRARKAEGKTGEALVVELERRLDALVLRSGIARTIYQARQMVVHGHIEVNGGKVDKPSFRVRPDDVVMVRERSREKPLFQVAREGGFAADGETPRYLQVNLKALAFRLDRDPNRKEVPVICDEQLVVEYYAR, from the coding sequence GTGCCTAACCAGTCGCGTCCCAAGGTCAAGAAGTCTCGCGCGCTCGGTATCGCGCTGACGCCGAAGGCCGTCAAGTACTTCGAAGCGCGCCCCTACCCGCCGGGCGAGCACGGCCGTGGCCGCAAGCAGAACTCGGACTACAAGGTCCGTCTGCTCGAGAAGCAGCGTCTGCGCGCCCAGTACGACATCAGCGAGCGCCAGATGGCCCGCGCCTACGACCGCGCCCGCAAGGCCGAGGGCAAGACCGGCGAGGCGCTTGTCGTCGAGCTCGAGCGTCGCCTCGACGCCCTGGTCCTGCGTTCGGGCATCGCCCGCACCATCTACCAGGCCCGCCAGATGGTCGTCCACGGCCACATCGAGGTCAACGGCGGCAAGGTCGACAAGCCGTCGTTCCGCGTCCGCCCCGACGACGTCGTGATGGTCCGCGAGCGCAGCCGCGAGAAGCCCCTCTTCCAGGTCGCGCGTGAGGGTGGCTTCGCCGCCGACGGCGAGACCCCGCGCTACCTGCAGGTCAACCTGAAGGCCCTGGCGTTCCGCCTGGACCGTGACCCGAACCGCAAGGAAGTTCCGGTCATCTGCGACGAGCAGCTGGTCGTCGAGTACTACGCCCGCTGA